One segment of Salvelinus alpinus chromosome 1, SLU_Salpinus.1, whole genome shotgun sequence DNA contains the following:
- the LOC139583843 gene encoding LOW QUALITY PROTEIN: gamma-aminobutyric acid receptor subunit alpha-6-like (The sequence of the model RefSeq protein was modified relative to this genomic sequence to represent the inferred CDS: substituted 2 bases at 2 genomic stop codons), producing the protein MQIITVDQGFXAVKCLXGMAFVFTFFFLSCVSNVWGNNPKSTEIDGNIYLDNITRILDRLLDGYDNRLRPGFGGPVTEVKTDIFVTSFGPVSDVEMEYTMDVFFRQTWIDERLKFEGPIEILRLNNLMVSKIWTPDTFFRNGKRSISHNMTTPNKLFRIMQNGTILYTMRLTINAECPMRLMNFPMDGHACPLKFGSYAYPMSEIVYTWKKGPLFSVEVPEESSSLLQYDLIGQTVSSERLKSNTGEYVIMTVHFHLQRKMGFFLIQTYIPCIMTVILAQVSFWINKESVPARTVFGITTVLTMTTLSISARHSLPKVSYATAMDWFIAVCFAFVFSALIEFAAVNYFSTLQANRELRKVAAIKAAQEAAEAGRSDGESSSDASSMLKKRMNSTPHFERPAEVFPNPPVNAQAFLQQGSAVPSNNLLTGTSIIDKYSRILFPLSFGAFNLVYWIVYLTKDTMEMTRDSV; encoded by the exons ATGCAAATTATAACCGTTGACCAGGGTTTTTAGGCTGTGAAGTGTTTATGAGGCATGGCTTTCGTTTTCACTTTCTTTTTTCTGTCCTG TGTGAGCAATGTTTGGGGAAATAATCCGAAATCGACAGAGATTGATGGGAATATCTATTTGGATAACATTACGCGTATATTGGATAGATTACTAGATGGATATGACAACAGACTGCGACCTGGATTTGGAG GTCCAGTTACTGAGGTCAAAACAGACATCTTTGTAACCAGCTTTGGTCCAGTGTCAGATGTTGAGATG GAGTACACCATGGATGTGTTTTTCCGTCAAACGTGGATTGACGAGAGGTTGAAATTCGAGGGCCCCATCGAGATTCTGCGGCTCAACAACCTCATGGTCAGCAAGATCTGGACGCCAGACACATTCTTCCGGAATGGCAAGAGGTCCATCTCTCACAACATGACCACTCCCAACAAGCTGTTCCGCATCATGCAGAACGGAACTATCCTCTACACCATGAG ATTGACAATAAATGCGGAGTGTCCCATGCGACTGATGAACTTCCCCATGGATGGCCATGCCTGTCCTCTCAAGTTTGGTAGTT ATGCCTACCccatgagtgaaattgtgtacaCGTGGAAAAAAGGACCTCTGTTCTCTGTGGAAGTACCAGAGGAGTCCTCCAGCTTGCTACAGTACGATCTAATAGGACAGACAGTGTCCAGTGAGAGGTTAAAATCCAACACAG GTGAATATGTAATCATGACTGTTCACTTCCACCTGCAAAGGAAGATGGGCTTCTTCTTGATTCAGACATACATTCCCTGTATCATGACGGTGATCCTGGCTCAGGTCTCTTTTTGGATCAATAAGGAATCCGTTCCTGCTCGAACTGTATTTG GCATTACCACTGTGCTAACCATGACCACACTCAGCATCAGCGCCCGCCACTCTTTGCCCAAAGTTTCCTACGCCACGGCCATGGACTGGTTTATTGCCGTATGTTTCGCCTTCGTTTTCTCAGCCCTCATCGAGTTTGCAGCAGTCAACTACTTCTCCACGCTGCAGGCCAACCGGGAGCTACGCAAGGTGGCCGCCATCAAGGCAGCCCAGGAGGCTGCAGAGGCCGGGAGGAGTGACGGGGAGTCCTCTTCG GACGCCAGCAGTATGCTGAAGAAGAGGATGAACTCTACGCCTCACTTTGAGAGGCCAGCGGAGGTGTTCCCTAACCCTCCAGTGAATGCCCAGGCCTTCCTCCAGCAAGGCTCAGCCGTGCCGTCCAACAACTTACTGACAGGCACCAGCATCATAGACAAGTACTCACGCATCCTCTTCCCTCTGTCGTTCGGGGCCTTCAACCTGGTCTACTGGATCGTTTATCTTACCAAGGACACCATGGAGATGACAAG